The following proteins are encoded in a genomic region of Candidatus Nitrospira nitrificans:
- a CDS encoding type IV pilus twitching motility protein PilT: MPKIDELFRMMIEQGASDLHLIAGHVPTFRINGELERLPGTAALDNQELHDLLYEITPSPKKDVFESTGDVDFGYEIPGLARFRSNFFNHKHGMGAVFRKIPTTIPSAEELGLPPVLTRAAMLRKGLVLVTGPTGSGKSTTLAAMVDYANRHRKDHILTIEDPIEFVHQSKNCIVNHREIGLHTITFGSALRGALREDPDIILVGEMRDPETIALAVEAAATGHLVFGTLHTENAAKTVDRIIEVFPASEQPQIRNTLSTALRVVVAQNLFKRIDQKGRCAALEILVCTPAVSNLIRDAKTVQIASQMQTGKNVGMQTLDDAIQDLLAKKWISPEEAYEKCIDKNRFAKLLKTPPDVLQ; encoded by the coding sequence AATTGGAACGCCTGCCGGGCACTGCGGCGCTCGACAACCAAGAGCTCCATGACCTGCTCTATGAGATCACTCCGAGTCCGAAGAAGGACGTGTTCGAATCGACGGGCGATGTGGACTTTGGGTATGAAATTCCCGGATTGGCCCGCTTCCGTTCCAATTTCTTCAACCACAAACACGGGATGGGGGCGGTGTTTCGGAAAATTCCCACCACCATCCCCTCTGCCGAAGAGTTGGGCTTACCGCCCGTGCTGACACGCGCGGCGATGTTGCGGAAAGGGCTGGTGCTGGTCACGGGCCCGACCGGCAGCGGAAAATCGACGACGCTGGCGGCGATGGTTGATTATGCGAACCGCCACCGGAAGGATCACATTCTGACCATCGAAGATCCGATCGAGTTCGTCCATCAGAGCAAAAATTGCATCGTCAATCACCGAGAGATCGGCTTACATACCATCACATTCGGTTCGGCTCTGCGGGGAGCCCTTCGTGAAGATCCGGATATTATTCTCGTCGGCGAAATGAGAGACCCGGAAACCATCGCATTGGCGGTGGAGGCGGCAGCAACCGGGCATCTCGTGTTCGGAACCCTGCACACGGAGAACGCCGCCAAAACGGTCGACCGCATCATCGAAGTCTTTCCTGCCTCGGAACAGCCGCAGATCCGCAACACCCTGTCCACGGCGCTCCGCGTCGTGGTCGCGCAGAACCTTTTCAAGCGAATCGACCAGAAAGGGCGATGTGCCGCACTGGAAATTTTGGTCTGCACCCCGGCCGTCAGCAATTTGATCCGAGACGCCAAAACGGTCCAAATCGCTTCGCAGATGCAAACCGGGAAAAACGTCGGCATGCAGACCCTGGATGACGCGATCCAGGATCTCCTCGCCAAAAAATGGATCTCGCCGGAAGAAGCGTATGAGAAATGCATCGACAAGAATCGCTTCGCCAAACTCCTCAAGACCCCGCCGGATGTGCTGCAGTAG
- a CDS encoding MOSC domain-containing protein: protein MSNRLPYPYVHQINVSDGGVPKLPVSEAAVSDKGVAGDRQRNLKFHGGPDRAVCVYSLELIEQLQDEGHPIDAGSSGENLTLAGLDWELIRPGVRLTIGPDVELEVTSYTTPCAHNGRWFRDEDFSRMSQKLNPGWSRVYAKVLRGGVVRPGDAVVVEP from the coding sequence ATGTCTAATCGGCTGCCTTATCCCTATGTGCATCAAATCAACGTGTCCGACGGCGGGGTTCCAAAGCTTCCCGTGTCGGAGGCGGCGGTGAGTGACAAAGGCGTAGCCGGCGATCGCCAGCGTAATCTGAAGTTCCATGGAGGGCCTGACCGCGCCGTCTGTGTGTATTCGCTTGAACTCATCGAACAACTTCAAGACGAAGGTCATCCCATCGATGCAGGATCGTCCGGCGAAAACTTGACGCTCGCCGGCTTGGACTGGGAATTGATTCGCCCAGGCGTGCGATTGACGATTGGTCCCGATGTCGAGCTCGAAGTGACCAGCTATACGACGCCCTGCGCCCACAACGGGCGATGGTTTCGGGATGAGGACTTTTCGCGTATGTCTCAGAAGCTCAATCCCGGTTGGAGTCGCGTCTATGCGAAAGTGTTGCGTGGCGGCGTGGTGCGGCCGGGCGACGCGGTGGTGGTGGAGCCGTGA
- a CDS encoding class I SAM-dependent methyltransferase: MMDRILEPELMDDPTQAEAYARADFAEENQGFVDRFKEYFPEFLQGKVLDLGCGPADIPIRFANLYPTCQVIGIDASAPMIQLGEQAVKQVGLADRITLRCERYEEVAGARIVDAAISNSLLHHLPNPLQFWQKLRQLVKPGAPVLVMDLLRPDSPEAAQAIVDQYAAHEPDILRRDFYNSLLAAFTEDEIGSQLARMNLTRLLIDIPDDRHWVVGGIIY, from the coding sequence ATGATGGATCGCATACTCGAACCGGAACTCATGGATGATCCGACGCAAGCCGAGGCCTACGCGCGGGCTGACTTTGCGGAAGAGAATCAAGGGTTCGTCGATCGATTCAAGGAATACTTTCCGGAGTTTTTGCAAGGAAAGGTGCTGGATCTCGGCTGCGGCCCTGCTGATATTCCGATTCGATTCGCCAACCTGTATCCAACCTGCCAGGTCATCGGCATCGATGCCTCGGCGCCGATGATTCAGTTGGGGGAGCAAGCGGTGAAGCAAGTGGGTCTGGCCGACCGCATCACATTACGATGTGAGCGATATGAAGAGGTCGCCGGCGCGAGAATCGTCGATGCTGCGATTTCCAATAGTCTGCTTCATCATCTTCCGAACCCGTTGCAGTTCTGGCAGAAGCTTCGTCAGTTGGTGAAACCCGGCGCGCCGGTGTTGGTGATGGATCTGCTCCGCCCCGACTCGCCGGAGGCGGCACAAGCCATTGTCGATCAATACGCGGCTCATGAGCCGGACATCTTGCGACGGGACTTCTACAATTCGCTGCTTGCGGCATTTACAGAAGATGAAATCGGGTCCCAGCTGGCCCGTATGAATCTGACACGATTGTTGATTGATATCCCTGATGATCGACATTGGGTGGTGGGCGGAATTATTTATTGA
- a CDS encoding MutS family DNA mismatch repair protein: MARSRTVRLETAVRRTDRLIAQGAQVSATFTRWRLAIFLVGLVGTVTLYKLDWYHSGNLSVGIFLAIFITVAAYHTRVETGIHRLRHWKLIKLTHLARIALDWTAIPPRPGEAPTSHPYAIDLDLFGTHSLAQLLDTTVSDHGRERLHSWLLNQPPPPSRWQTRQSLVKELAPRSLFRDRVTLEARLTGEQEINGKRLAAVLEHPVGLPNLNTLLVIQSLLAFTTIGLASATLFGQLPGYWMFSFAAYALIYFMTDQGEELLEHAVGLHHETERLAVVLGYLERQARRQSTALASVCANLRGGASPTLRLKQAARTLHAISIKAHPLVHLAVNALCPWDLWFTRQLIHIQREIKNALPQWLDCLAEVEAASALATFAYLHPDYGWPAPVISTGERNGAAAVLHATQLGHPLLPTKSRIANDVDLTGLGSIHLITGSNMSGKSTFLRTIGINLCLAQAGGPVCAPSFVWTWARLACCIRVDDSLDAGLSFFYAEVKRLKTILDATKERAAPPVLFLIDEIFKGTNNRERLIGSRAYITALSQGHGFGLVSTHDLELADLEQAVPGLTNAHFQETVAAGTLKFDYRLRPGPCPTTNALRIMELEGLPISTTA; the protein is encoded by the coding sequence ATGGCACGCTCCCGCACAGTCCGGCTCGAAACGGCGGTCCGGCGAACAGATCGCCTGATCGCCCAAGGCGCCCAGGTCAGCGCGACCTTCACGCGCTGGCGACTGGCTATTTTCCTCGTTGGCCTCGTCGGCACCGTGACCCTCTACAAGCTCGATTGGTATCACAGCGGCAATCTATCCGTCGGCATATTCCTCGCAATCTTCATCACGGTCGCCGCGTATCATACCAGGGTGGAAACCGGGATTCATCGGCTTCGGCACTGGAAACTGATCAAGCTGACCCACCTTGCACGCATCGCCTTGGACTGGACGGCCATTCCGCCAAGACCCGGTGAAGCTCCGACCTCTCATCCCTACGCCATCGACCTCGATCTCTTTGGAACCCATTCCTTGGCGCAGCTCCTCGACACCACCGTGTCGGACCATGGCCGAGAGCGCTTGCACAGCTGGCTATTGAACCAACCCCCTCCCCCTTCACGGTGGCAAACACGGCAGTCGTTGGTGAAGGAACTGGCGCCGCGCTCTTTATTTCGCGATCGTGTGACCCTGGAGGCCAGACTGACGGGAGAACAGGAAATCAACGGCAAGCGGCTGGCCGCTGTGCTTGAACACCCAGTCGGTCTGCCCAACCTGAATACGCTGCTGGTCATCCAGAGCCTCTTAGCCTTCACCACGATCGGTCTCGCATCGGCCACGTTGTTCGGTCAGCTCCCTGGGTATTGGATGTTCTCGTTCGCCGCCTATGCGCTGATCTACTTCATGACCGATCAAGGAGAAGAGCTGCTGGAACATGCGGTCGGCCTGCACCATGAGACCGAACGACTCGCCGTGGTCCTGGGCTATCTCGAGCGTCAGGCTCGGCGGCAAAGCACCGCCCTCGCCTCGGTCTGCGCGAATCTGAGAGGTGGAGCCAGTCCCACCCTGCGTCTCAAGCAGGCCGCGCGAACGCTTCATGCGATCAGCATCAAGGCCCACCCGCTTGTCCATTTGGCCGTCAACGCGTTGTGTCCATGGGACCTGTGGTTCACTCGACAACTGATTCACATCCAGCGCGAGATCAAGAATGCTCTCCCTCAGTGGTTGGACTGCCTGGCAGAAGTCGAAGCGGCATCGGCCCTGGCGACCTTTGCCTATCTCCATCCCGATTACGGGTGGCCGGCTCCCGTCATCTCAACCGGTGAGCGGAACGGCGCAGCAGCCGTTCTGCATGCGACTCAACTCGGCCATCCACTCCTCCCTACGAAGAGCCGCATCGCAAACGATGTCGATCTAACCGGGCTCGGCTCGATCCATCTGATCACGGGCTCGAATATGTCTGGCAAGAGCACGTTCCTGCGAACGATCGGCATCAATCTCTGTCTGGCGCAAGCCGGAGGGCCGGTCTGCGCACCGTCGTTTGTGTGGACCTGGGCCCGGCTGGCTTGCTGCATTCGCGTCGATGATTCGCTCGACGCCGGCCTGTCGTTTTTCTACGCTGAAGTCAAACGGCTCAAGACCATTCTCGATGCCACCAAGGAACGCGCCGCGCCGCCCGTGCTGTTCCTGATCGACGAGATCTTCAAGGGCACCAATAATCGAGAGCGACTCATCGGCAGCCGTGCCTACATCACCGCGCTGTCGCAAGGCCACGGCTTCGGCCTTGTGAGCACCCATGATCTGGAGCTGGCGGATCTGGAGCAAGCCGTCCCCGGTTTGACCAATGCCCACTTTCAAGAAACCGTCGCCGCAGGCACACTCAAGTTCGATTATCGGCTGAGACCAGGCCCCTGCCCCACGACGAACGCCCTGCGGATCATGGAACTGGAAGGGTTGCCTATTTCCACAACCGCTTAA
- a CDS encoding 50S ribosomal protein L11 methyltransferase has protein sequence MTMPKDWVDVCIQERLDAGELLSRLDDSAVQGAWEDEGVVHLYWTEDQWNDEKLASVRSVLADLAPSSLAIPLSVQRVPSQDWNEAWTRSVKPLRIGRLMIRPSWEPVLLGSQDIEIVLDPKQAFGTGHHATTRMLLEWLQEDIRGGEQVLDVGTGSAILAMAAVKLGAASAIGVEIDSVAVDCAKEYVAQNRLNEQIDIIGGTLADLPQERRQTIDLVLANLDRQTVLGLADDLAALRGASILVSGILIEQQTEIMDRLSGLGLVCLERREEEGWVALKFIRPESCDGEM, from the coding sequence ATGACGATGCCGAAGGACTGGGTTGATGTCTGTATCCAGGAACGCCTCGATGCCGGCGAGTTATTGAGCAGGCTCGATGATTCTGCCGTTCAAGGCGCCTGGGAAGATGAGGGCGTGGTTCATCTCTATTGGACGGAAGACCAATGGAATGACGAAAAGCTGGCGTCGGTGCGCTCGGTCCTTGCGGATCTCGCGCCGTCGAGCCTGGCGATCCCTCTCTCGGTGCAGCGAGTGCCGTCTCAAGACTGGAATGAAGCCTGGACTCGTTCGGTGAAGCCGCTTCGTATCGGCCGATTGATGATTCGCCCGAGCTGGGAGCCGGTTCTGTTGGGTTCACAGGACATCGAGATCGTGCTGGACCCGAAGCAAGCCTTCGGCACCGGCCACCATGCGACTACTCGTATGTTATTGGAGTGGTTGCAAGAAGACATTCGCGGTGGAGAGCAGGTCTTGGACGTGGGGACTGGGAGCGCGATCCTGGCGATGGCTGCGGTCAAGCTGGGCGCAGCCTCCGCCATCGGAGTCGAGATTGATTCTGTTGCGGTCGATTGTGCGAAGGAATATGTTGCCCAGAATAGGTTGAATGAGCAGATCGACATTATCGGCGGGACGTTGGCTGACCTGCCCCAGGAGAGGCGGCAGACGATCGATCTTGTGCTGGCCAATCTCGATCGGCAGACGGTTTTGGGCCTCGCCGACGATTTGGCCGCGCTGCGAGGGGCGAGCATCTTGGTTTCCGGCATTCTGATCGAGCAACAAACTGAGATCATGGATCGGTTGTCCGGTCTGGGTCTCGTGTGTTTGGAACGGCGTGAAGAAGAAGGCTGGGTGGCGCTGAAATTCATCCGGCCGGAATCCTGCGATGGAGAGATGTAG